One genomic region from Onychostoma macrolepis isolate SWU-2019 chromosome 23, ASM1243209v1, whole genome shotgun sequence encodes:
- the znf740b gene encoding zinc finger protein 740b isoform X3: MVGACVVSKHSPCPERSSLYPNTHTHTLTTAMSHLSNSSVRDHMKWAGLLGCEAVLSSMALMQAGSMPSHKKMGSHLGQGQRENNHSHNHNQNHNQDTHSQHGHMVLPSGVSCPPLLIRKDGEFHSSRLLDEKDMQASQNVQPKKKNRKSGLPTKMREKPQVEIHDVNDDNSLSSQVQKNFICEHCYSAFRSSYHLKRHILTHTGEKPFGCDMCDMRFIQRYHLERHKRVHSGEKPYQCDRCQQ; this comes from the exons ATGGTTGGGGCTTGTGTGGTCTCTAAACACTCTCCCTGCCCCGAGCGAAGCTCTCTGtaccccaacacacacacacacactctcaccaCTGCGATGTCACACCTTTCCAACAGCTCAGTGCGAGATCACATGAAATGg GCTGGGTTGCTTGGCTGCGAAGCGGTGCTGTCCAGCATGGCACTCATGCAAGCCGGCTCCATGCCCAGCCATAAGAAGATGGGCTCTCATCTGGGCCAGGGACAGAGAGAAAACAATCACAGCCACAATCACAACCAGAACCACAACCAGGACACCCACAGCCAACACGGCCACATGGTGCTTCCCTCAGGAGTCAGCTGCCCACCACTG CTCATCCGCAAGGATGGAGAGTTTCACTCTTCCAGGCTCTTGGATGAAAAAGACATGCAAGCCAGCCAGAATGTGCAGCCAAAGAAGAAGAACAGGAAGTCTGGACTTCCCaccaaaatgagagaaaaaccCCAG GTGGAGATTCATGACGTTAATGACGATAATTCACTCAGCTCTCAAGTGCAGAAGAATTTCATATGTGAGCACTGCTACAGTGCTTTCCGCAGTAGTTACCACCTCAAACGGCACATTCTCACCCATACAG GGGAAAAGCCATTCGGGTGTGATATGTGTGACATGAGGTTTATTCAGCGCTACCACCTGGAAAGACATAAGCGTGTTCACAGCGGTGAGAAGCCTTATCAGTGTGACCGCTGCCAACAG
- the znf740b gene encoding zinc finger protein 740b isoform X2 — protein MVGACVVSKHSPCPERSSLYPNTHTHTLTTAMSHLSNSSVRDHMKWAGLLGCEAVLSSMALMQAGSMPSHKKMGSHLGQGQRENNHSHNHNQNHNQDTHSQHGHMVLPSGVSCPPLLIRKDGEFHSSRLLDEKDMQASQNVQPKKKNRKSGLPTKMREKPQVEIHDVNDDNSLSSQVQKNFICEHCYSAFRSSYHLKRHILTHTGEKPFGCDMCDMRFIQRYHLERHKRVHSGEKPYQCDRCQQAKYKLEKEIRVAEGNYS, from the exons ATGGTTGGGGCTTGTGTGGTCTCTAAACACTCTCCCTGCCCCGAGCGAAGCTCTCTGtaccccaacacacacacacacactctcaccaCTGCGATGTCACACCTTTCCAACAGCTCAGTGCGAGATCACATGAAATGg GCTGGGTTGCTTGGCTGCGAAGCGGTGCTGTCCAGCATGGCACTCATGCAAGCCGGCTCCATGCCCAGCCATAAGAAGATGGGCTCTCATCTGGGCCAGGGACAGAGAGAAAACAATCACAGCCACAATCACAACCAGAACCACAACCAGGACACCCACAGCCAACACGGCCACATGGTGCTTCCCTCAGGAGTCAGCTGCCCACCACTG CTCATCCGCAAGGATGGAGAGTTTCACTCTTCCAGGCTCTTGGATGAAAAAGACATGCAAGCCAGCCAGAATGTGCAGCCAAAGAAGAAGAACAGGAAGTCTGGACTTCCCaccaaaatgagagaaaaaccCCAG GTGGAGATTCATGACGTTAATGACGATAATTCACTCAGCTCTCAAGTGCAGAAGAATTTCATATGTGAGCACTGCTACAGTGCTTTCCGCAGTAGTTACCACCTCAAACGGCACATTCTCACCCATACAG GGGAAAAGCCATTCGGGTGTGATATGTGTGACATGAGGTTTATTCAGCGCTACCACCTGGAAAGACATAAGCGTGTTCACAGCGGTGAGAAGCCTTATCAGTGTGACCGCTGCCAACAG
- the znf740b gene encoding zinc finger protein 740b isoform X1, which yields MVGACVVSKHSPCPERSSLYPNTHTHTLTTAMSHLSNSSVRDHMKWAGLLGCEAVLSSMALMQAGSMPSHKKMGSHLGQGQRENNHSHNHNQNHNQDTHSQHGHMVLPSGVSCPPLLIRKDGEFHSSRLLDEKDMQASQNVQPKKKNRKSGLPTKMREKPQVEIHDVNDDNSLSSQVQKNFICEHCYSAFRSSYHLKRHILTHTGEKPFGCDMCDMRFIQRYHLERHKRVHSGEKPYQCDRCQQNFSRTDRLLRHRRLCAVGIPKEENQPCCEGRSYSQDPSQHSASWSPLQTNNSRLAA from the exons ATGGTTGGGGCTTGTGTGGTCTCTAAACACTCTCCCTGCCCCGAGCGAAGCTCTCTGtaccccaacacacacacacacactctcaccaCTGCGATGTCACACCTTTCCAACAGCTCAGTGCGAGATCACATGAAATGg GCTGGGTTGCTTGGCTGCGAAGCGGTGCTGTCCAGCATGGCACTCATGCAAGCCGGCTCCATGCCCAGCCATAAGAAGATGGGCTCTCATCTGGGCCAGGGACAGAGAGAAAACAATCACAGCCACAATCACAACCAGAACCACAACCAGGACACCCACAGCCAACACGGCCACATGGTGCTTCCCTCAGGAGTCAGCTGCCCACCACTG CTCATCCGCAAGGATGGAGAGTTTCACTCTTCCAGGCTCTTGGATGAAAAAGACATGCAAGCCAGCCAGAATGTGCAGCCAAAGAAGAAGAACAGGAAGTCTGGACTTCCCaccaaaatgagagaaaaaccCCAG GTGGAGATTCATGACGTTAATGACGATAATTCACTCAGCTCTCAAGTGCAGAAGAATTTCATATGTGAGCACTGCTACAGTGCTTTCCGCAGTAGTTACCACCTCAAACGGCACATTCTCACCCATACAG GGGAAAAGCCATTCGGGTGTGATATGTGTGACATGAGGTTTATTCAGCGCTACCACCTGGAAAGACATAAGCGTGTTCACAGCGGTGAGAAGCCTTATCAGTGTGACCGCTGCCAACAG AACTTTTCCAGAACCGACCGGTTACTACGGCATCGACGTTTGTGTGCCGTGGGCATCCCTAAAGAGGAGAACCAGCCGTGCTGTGAGGGCCGGTCGTATTCTCAGGACCCCTCCCAGCACTCGGCGTCCTGGAGCCCACTGCAGACAAACAACAGCAGGCTGGCGGCGTGA
- the znf740b gene encoding zinc finger protein 740b isoform X4, which translates to MALMQAGSMPSHKKMGSHLGQGQRENNHSHNHNQNHNQDTHSQHGHMVLPSGVSCPPLLIRKDGEFHSSRLLDEKDMQASQNVQPKKKNRKSGLPTKMREKPQVEIHDVNDDNSLSSQVQKNFICEHCYSAFRSSYHLKRHILTHTGEKPFGCDMCDMRFIQRYHLERHKRVHSGEKPYQCDRCQQNFSRTDRLLRHRRLCAVGIPKEENQPCCEGRSYSQDPSQHSASWSPLQTNNSRLAA; encoded by the exons ATGGCACTCATGCAAGCCGGCTCCATGCCCAGCCATAAGAAGATGGGCTCTCATCTGGGCCAGGGACAGAGAGAAAACAATCACAGCCACAATCACAACCAGAACCACAACCAGGACACCCACAGCCAACACGGCCACATGGTGCTTCCCTCAGGAGTCAGCTGCCCACCACTG CTCATCCGCAAGGATGGAGAGTTTCACTCTTCCAGGCTCTTGGATGAAAAAGACATGCAAGCCAGCCAGAATGTGCAGCCAAAGAAGAAGAACAGGAAGTCTGGACTTCCCaccaaaatgagagaaaaaccCCAG GTGGAGATTCATGACGTTAATGACGATAATTCACTCAGCTCTCAAGTGCAGAAGAATTTCATATGTGAGCACTGCTACAGTGCTTTCCGCAGTAGTTACCACCTCAAACGGCACATTCTCACCCATACAG GGGAAAAGCCATTCGGGTGTGATATGTGTGACATGAGGTTTATTCAGCGCTACCACCTGGAAAGACATAAGCGTGTTCACAGCGGTGAGAAGCCTTATCAGTGTGACCGCTGCCAACAG AACTTTTCCAGAACCGACCGGTTACTACGGCATCGACGTTTGTGTGCCGTGGGCATCCCTAAAGAGGAGAACCAGCCGTGCTGTGAGGGCCGGTCGTATTCTCAGGACCCCTCCCAGCACTCGGCGTCCTGGAGCCCACTGCAGACAAACAACAGCAGGCTGGCGGCGTGA
- the csad gene encoding cysteine sulfinic acid decarboxylase, with product MSSSKEYTNGHVHLEESDMYMSDGKLFLTEAFNVIMEEILHKGTDLKEKVCEWKDPDQLRALLDLDLREHGESHKQLLQRVRDVARYSVKTCHPRFFNQLFAGVDYHALTGRLLTETLNTSQYTYEVAPVFVLMEEEVLCKLRSLVGWSEGDGIFCPGGSISNMNAMNVARYWAFPQVKTQGLWATPRMAIFTSQQSHYSMKKAAAFLGIGTDNIFIVQVDESGSMIPEDLEAKIVQAKSQDAVPFFVNATAGTTVQGAFDPLNRIADISERNGMWMHVDAAWGGSVLFSKKHKHLVAGIERANSFTWNPHKMLLAGLQCSVVLFRDTTNLLMHCHSAKATYLFQQDKFYDTSLDTGDKSIQCGRKVDCLKLWLMWKAIGTHGFSERVEKAFALARYLVEEMEKRDNFKLVCKGHFVNICFWFIPPSLRGKENSADYQERLSKVAPVIKERMMKRGTMMVGYQPMDGHVNFFRMVVVSPQLTTKDMDFFLDEIEELGKDL from the exons atgagCTCATCTAAAG AATATACGAATGGCCATGTGCACCTAGAAGAATCTGACATGTATATGTCAGATGGCAAGCTGTTCCTTACTGAGGCTTTCAACGTGATTATGGAGGAGATACTTCACAAAGGAACTGACTTGAAGGAGAAG GTGTGTGAGTGGAAAGATCCTGATCAGCTGAGAGCTCTTCTGGACCTTGATCTCAGAGAGCATGGAGAATCTCACAAGCAGTTACTGCAGAGGGTTCGAGATGTGGCCAGATACAGTGTTAAAACCT GTCATCCTCGGTTCTTCAATCAGCTGTTTGCTGGCGTGGACTACCATGCATTGACAGGACGGCTCCTTACTGAAACCCTCAACACCAGCCA ATACACCTATGAAGTGGCCCCGGTGTTTGTCCTGATGGAGGAGGAAGTGCTCTGTAAGCTTCGCTCTCTGGTTGGCTGGTCAGAAGGAGATGGGATATTTTGTCCCGGGGGTTCAATTTCCAACATGAACGCCATGAATGTCGCACGGTACTGGGCCTTCCCTCAAGTGAAGACACAAGGCTTGTGGGCCACACCACGAATGGCTATATTTACATCACAACAG agTCATTACTCAATGAAAAAAGCAGCTGCTTTCCTTGGTATCGGAACggacaacattttcattgtaCAAGTGGATGAAAG CGGCAGCATGATACCAGAGGACCTGGAGGCGAAAATCGTGCAGGCAAAATCACAA GATGCTGTACCGTTTTTCGTTAATGCCACAGCGGGAACCACAGTGCAGGGCGCCTTTGATCCTCTGAACCGCATAGCTGACATAAGTGAAAGAAACGGAATGTGGATGCACGTTGAT GCCGCTTGGGGAGGAAGCGTGCTGTTTtccaaaaaacataaacatctGGTTGCGGGAATAGAAAG AGCAAACTCTTTTACTTGGAACCCTCACAAGATGCTTCTAGCGGGATTGCAGTGCTCTGTGGTTTTGTTCAGAGATACCACG AATCTGTTAATGCACTGTCACAGTGCAAAGGCAACCTACTTATTCCAGCAAGACAAGTTCTACGATACAAGTCTAGACACGGGAGACAAATCCATCCAGTGTGGCCGCAAGGTGGATTGTTTGAAGCTGTGGTTGATGTGGAAGGCAATAGGAACACATGGTTTTTCAGAGCGAGTGGAGAAGGCCTTTGCCCTCGCAAG ATATTTAGTTGAAGAAATGGAGAAAAGAGACAATTTCAAGTTGGTCTGTAAG GGGCATTTTGTGAACATTTGCTTCTGGTTCATTCCACCCAGTCTGAGAGGGAAGGAGAACAGTGCGGATTACCAGGAAAGGTTATCAAAG GTGGCGCCAGTCATCAAAGAGAGAATGATGAAGCGTGGAACGATGATGGTGGGATACCAGCCCATGGATGGACACGTCAACTTCTTCCGAATGGTTGTTGTTTCTCCTCAGCTGACCACCAAGGACATGGATTTCTTCCTCGATGAGATAGAGGAACTAGGGAAGGACCTGTAG